In Cicer arietinum cultivar CDC Frontier isolate Library 1 chromosome 7, Cicar.CDCFrontier_v2.0, whole genome shotgun sequence, the genomic window TGTAAACCTTCAATAACAACCTTTggctttataaaaaatttaagtaccTCGGACATAGACATAAATTACATACTCATTTAGAACAATATGTTAGCCAACATTATATGTTAAAGTTAAATGGGTTAaaaagagttaaataaattaaaggtgccaaggtggagaatgaaatatgcaaaatattgggattttgttaaataagagaaaattgaAGGAATAAAAAATGTGAGGAACTAAAAAATAAGCATTTTCAATTGGAAAAGGcaaagaaaaatgatattttgaaattCCGCATAGAGAGATTCAAGAAAGAATGACATAGAAggagaaaagaaatgaattagTTAGAGAGTAAGTTTTGCATAATTACAAAAACATATGTATAGTGTTTAgatatattcataaaaaaatatatttctttataataataaaataattaactttactTTAGATTggtgtttaaaaaaatcatattattttatatgtgtgcttaaatactatatatttttGCTCATTATAAAAGTGATAAATAAACTCAGTAAGATGGATCGCTCTAGAAAATTTATTTGCATTAGAGTCTTGTTAATCCCCTTTggtttgtcttttattttgctTTTGTCATACTACATTACTGtctcatttattatattattttacacaaattaatataaaattataaacaaaacaaataaaataatttattttatcaatttaactTTATTAATCATcagtaatatttttaattaatttcacattattgtaaataaacaataaaaaataataacttgtGAGTAAcataaatagtattaattagagagcaaattacaaaaaaaattaaattataataaaaaaattaaatttgccGATTTTGTTGGTGTAAATGTGACAATTAttcaatagaaaaatattatattgtgaAACTGTTATAATAACCTAGCCAAATAGACTTGTATCTATAATTTTGACTTTGGATTTATTCTTTTTAACTTTAGTGGTTTTGATCAAAATGGCCAAATCTCACACATTACTATTAAAAAAAGCAAAAGTAGTAAAAGAACAAAAGGAAAATAGAGAAATTAATATCTACCAAATGATCCATAATTTTCTAAGATTTGCTAATTTGagcaaaaaattaattaccttCCAGATCGTTAAGGTAATATAAAATTGACGGCCATTATATGAAGAAGTTGGAGATATTGCAGCTCCAAGTGCAATATTTTTGCTAGTTTGAACAAATCCTGAGCAAAGTAAATTGTAGCATCCAGTTCGACGATATGCATCAGTCtgcaattattaatattaatattaatattattattattattattattattattatttcattaatttttttattaatgtttatTTTCCACTTGAAgctaatataaataatatatagtactctctcattttatttttataagagacaaatgagttaacaaaaattaatacatttagtTTATAACAAAAGTTTAATTAATATGGtctatatatcaatttttgttgattcatctcttataaaaataatagagattgtataattttttacttcTTATACTATAATCAATTTACTTACCgtccaaaaaataaatagtcGAGGACGATGGTCTCCATAGAGCTCTCGACTTACctagataaaaattatttaaaattagtttgattaaataaaatatatgtcactaaataaaaaaattatgcaaaaagaaacaaatgaaTGGAGTGATTAATGAGAGTATTTAACATACCTGCCAACCAGCTTCAATAGAATTGAGGTCTTTTCCAAATGTACCAGCGACGATCCATATTTGAGCCAAGCTGAATTCGTTATAATTTTCCACATGGGGGGCCCACACGTTTATCTTAGCCTTTGCTCCATAGTAGCGATCCCTAGTTACATACGCAATAGAATGCTTTGTAGTATATGCAAAACAATCAGAAACTTAGTTACAAATATGGTTTAATAtggatataaataattaaatgaaatcTAAAGAGACCTTCTTATTTTTAGGTGCAAATGaaacaatatataatttaaagaaGCACCATAAAATTATGtgatttcttttaaatttaaaaggatTTGGTTTCGTGACTAAAGGAAAGATAGAAAATTGAACACTTTTTACATTTACAAAAGGAACAgataaaaattgtatattatCCTTttagtagaattttttttactttagaaTACATTGTAACTTCTCAGAGTGTAAGGTGGATTCGTACTATGTTCACTTTCTTATTTACAAAAAAGgctataattaaaataaaaaaacttttggAATTCAATGACATTTTtgggttttattatttataaaacatatattgaaatattaaatattcaaCTACCAAATGCTGAAATTGAGGGACAAAAAATTTGAGTTTCTGTAATTGCATACCTCATGTTGGTTTCCCACATCCAAGTTgctataatttaattttctaccAAATCTACTAATAGAGCTGGCTCTATACAGGTCTTCCTCTTTAATCCTCCTaattggaattgtattttcagGACATGATTCTCCGGATAAACTCCATAATTGAAAATTGTCACTCAAATTACTATTTTGGTTATGTCCTTTTGGTATTTCCGGAGGATCCTGGATATAAAAATATGCATGAAAAATtcctaattatataaattatccaattcaattaacaaaatataaaaaataccaaTGGTTTTTGTCCTTTCAACAAGGGATGGTCGAAAGCAGGTTGTTTATGAGATAAAACGCAATCTATGATATCACCATCAGGACTCTGTAAAAATGAAcgcaaacaaaattaaaaaaacgtaaacacaagaaataaatatttggaTAGAGTAATTGAAAAATCATATAACTGCGTGGTTCaagtaattgaaaaatattgggaatttaaaattttgatcaaatgtttcaattgaatttcttctttaataaatttttatgtttggATAGAGTAATTTGTTATTTAAAGTTGGATCATTTtatatctttataaaattagtggtaaaaatataaacttcaaaaaaaagATAAGTGCAAActagaaatttttaaaacaaattaggcacaattcaaaattttttaaaaagtagatTCGAAAACATTAAAAGCTGAGGGaccaatttttgaaaatttgtatgAATCAATAAGCAAAATTGAACAAATTAAAAGGATatatttgcaaaattttgtAAATGTATAAGGagtaatatattttcttttttgaaatatagACAAACCTactgacaatttttttttaaattataagaatCATTTTAAGATTCATAGTTTATAAAGTTAAGAaggaattttgaatttatagtttttatgtGACATTGGAATTTGCTAAATTTATCTTTAACGATATAACCCATgaaattcattcattttaaaaattcaatttttaaaatttagttttcaaataaagtaattcCTAACTTTTAGGTggtatttaaaatatcttaaatttagCTTTGAAAAAATACTTTATAAGTtacttcattttaaaaattctccAAATTTATTATCAAAACAATGGAACttacattaaataaattgaattaccCTTTAAAATTACATTATCTAATAAAAACTATTTCATCGAAATACTAACTTACCATAATTGTCTTAAGAGGAAACTTGTTGATCCTTTGAAGACCATTTGCTATCTTCTTTTTCAACTTGTCAAACTTTTCCTCTTGTCGAAAGGtttgattgactaattgatgactatttatttttgaagaataAATAGGACAAACCAAATAAATAAGGAGAAGAAAATAAAGGAGGTGGGAAATAATTGGGGAGCTAAATTCCATGTTTGCTTTAGGTTTGTGCTTGTTGGAAAAACTATTGAGTACttatacacatatatataaacacagattaagaaaataattaataaaaaaagaaaatatttaatatattaatggtTTATTTAgagttaatttttttctaataaagtattcaagtaattaaaaaattaatgaaatatattaaatgcatctcaaataattttttttgttcttaaataaaatattaattattttttgtttatttttacaaatcatttttagttatatgTAGCAGTATGTGAGAGTAGTTATATTATAATCTGGTCAATGaaataattagtttaatttttctttaattttgattctaatgaaactaattattttaatctGGTCAATGAAAATGTTTTCCTTTTATTGAAATTTGCCTCTATTGAGGAATTCCTGATGTTGACCTAAAACAATAACTTGAGTTTCTATTCAAGAAGAAGAACTCAATTCATTTGAAAAAAGATTGGATATATCCATTTGTTGTCAAAGATTGGAACCCTTATTATTGAAAGCCAGACATTTTCACAGTTTAGATTTGTAACaccttatattttatttaaataattagaacTATTATTTTCATGAATTTACTTTGGCAtggataattattttatgattatttctTGCATGACACTACTAGGAAAACATGATTTAGCGTCGGCTCAAAGCCGACGTTAATAGGCCAAAAGCCAACGCTAATGGTGATTTAGCGTCAGATTAGCGTCAGCGTCGGACCTAGGCTAAAATGGTTGAAGCTAATGACTAGCGTCGGCCAAACACCATCCGACGCTATATTAGCGTCGGCCAAGCCTACCCTACACCAACGCTATCTATAAAATTGAAACATCTGACGCTAAAAAGTCAGTTGACAAGTCAACTGGGGAAAAGTAGTTGCGTCGGGGGGCCGACGCTAATGTCAACAAATTATATACAACAAGTATGTAGCGTCGGCCGGCCGACgctaaagttaaaataaaagtcaactCTATTTATAATGTAGCGTCGGAGAGGCCGATGCtaagttcaaatttatttagttttttatttttaattttttagcccctgcttaattttattttttttataatataattgataGCTAAGAAACATTAAAAGTCATTGCATTGACAACATAACAAACGAACTAGAGTATTAAATAACTTAACAAAGTATCATGTGTTCTGAAACTACAAAATAACAAGATAGTATTGAATAACAACTTTAACAAAGTTACTTAATACATAATTGTCAACCAATTACTACAAACAGTAAGCATAACGATGACATTGAGGTTCGTCCAGCGACAGGTCGTCCAAATTATGATCGTAATGAGGATGCGAAGGAGGATGGCTCGCAGTAGATGATCCACCAGCTGATTGACGGTGCAAAACGTCAATTTTATCTCCAAAAATTGCTTTAATGCATCAAAATCATTCTCTAACTTTTTTGAACACTACCTAGCCTCTTCGGCGACCTTGGTAGCCACTTGAGCTTGGGCCACTACATCTTGAGCAATTTGTTCAGCTCTAATTCTAGTTGCCCTCTCCGCTTCTAAAGACATCTCAATCATAGAATTAGAAGGATTCTGGGAATATTGTGTAAGCGATACACACCCATGTCGGACATTAATAGACAAGTCTCCCGTACCATAAACTCGACCACGAGTGCGACCCCCTGCAGATTCAATCCATAACTTAAGTATTGTTCCTCCATCTACCTCTTTAGCACTTTCTTCACTTGTTTCGCCAAGTTGTGTTTGTACTTGAGTACTTCCTccagttttttttaaaatgttccctgataaatagaataaattaataacataatatatgatcaaatttctaaaataaattaaagaaacaaaTCAAGATGTAGATAACATACTAACTTACACCAATATGTGTATAATAAAGGGATTGCTCTTCTAGGACTCTTAGTATAAATGagatcatattattttttggttgatttgtaatataaagaatttgtataaagaatttacataaataaagaacataCATAGGTAGATTATGCGCGACTATCAACCCAAGCGCCATTTTTCTTCTTGTGggttgtcaaaaataaaatctcTTTGAAGGTTATTGCtctacaaataaaatcaagattATTGGATCACAACTTAGAATTGGatatcataacattaaattgtattaattttaggtaaatgtaaatttaatacatACGAGCTCAATCGCAACATCAATATGAATGAGCCTTGCAGTCTGAGGTGTGGACAACCCCGCCTCTTGCTGAAGCTCGATTGGTCTTATTTTGGTTGGAGATGTTCTTGAATGATGTACCTTCCCAATATGCTTGAAGACCAGTCCAAGCTTCCTCACCTATCCAACTGGGTCGAGTCCCCTTTTTTCTCACCTTTGTAAGCATATTTGATAGTCTTTTAGCGGCCTTTTGTTCAAACAGACATTTCACAATAACATTATGACAAGGATCCCACGACACCTTCTCCTGGGAATAACAAAAAGTATATATGTACTAACTACTATCAACAAAACAGATAACCCAATTCTCCCTATATATGCTAGAAAATTGAATtgaacatataattatattcaaaggCTTATCGCAAACTTttcaaaccaatcttgtgtaatTATGTTAGTGGTTGCACTCCAACCATAGATAAACTCACGAAATTGTTTTTGTATGGCATACCTAATGGCATCTGCAACTGCGTTGCA contains:
- the LOC101514197 gene encoding protein neprosin-like, which gives rise to MEFSSPIISHLLYFLLLIYLVCPIYSSKINSHQLVNQTFRQEEKFDKLKKKIANGLQRINKFPLKTIMSPDGDIIDCVLSHKQPAFDHPLLKGQKPLDPPEIPKGHNQNSNLSDNFQLWSLSGESCPENTIPIRRIKEEDLYRASSISRFGRKLNYSNLDVGNQHEHSIAYVTRDRYYGAKAKINVWAPHVENYNEFSLAQIWIVAGTFGKDLNSIEAGWQVSRELYGDHRPRLFIFWTTDAYRRTGCYNLLCSGFVQTSKNIALGAAISPTSSYNGRQFYITLTIWKDPKTKNWWLLYGSKYLIGYWPSYLFTNLKDSATLVEFGGEIVNLRSKGTHTSTQMGSGHFAHEGYGKAAYFSNMQVVNYKNTLTPLSNPMFQMEAPNCYDIKGGIGNQWGNYFYYGGPGKNGKCT